Proteins from one Ranitomeya variabilis isolate aRanVar5 chromosome 1, aRanVar5.hap1, whole genome shotgun sequence genomic window:
- the MISP gene encoding mitotic interactor and substrate of PLK1 isoform X1: MFKYPSPWQVLCSSLEKREQVLENGKDENPLVTTLVEELSIEQYVTDSKPFHIQTLTECKTTVQIASTLQEIIINTDSDKTYVPEDQGAHLTDSQTNSVTSESTMDRVTRRVFSSSSTKSINGSQLDLSNSSDERKDVMISPTDRRLKILREEERFDIRSHLPETSPTTLFVDSDGDEDDKVRPRSREITPEKALELEKNRRDIIKKQGQRKSLGTEDVISISIKNSGSVSNIDVTGVEGDQNKPNINTEQIHFESARQQFLKLEKERNSLPITPRPQPRPFRPNTSSLRENYEVPKEQENQENKPSKDEHISTREMTKDTHSTLLPEQQFYKTLSADNGELEKLAQEIEKEKESTPNPSDETPIQREIRLTLQREESLRKERGILSSGKTTEIIEISINPVLANSPDMEHPKHRPLTLLYIQREIEKEVQREADLKSEGRVAGLYDKGSAQELDKRRKLFEQPDEILVQPQGNSTKIITKEATYNIKEDTPQVDLVPDTNTNNWTDLNSAQPYSVRMNWKPAPFNAYRNRRLSADNILDIKTPLTKSAEKESAEETFVLHKENFNVQPLKFRLHVHEDDETDQKRGLQEKYNTRLRPSLSNIIEQEIQQTLERDRELQEERRKSGLPPLTIHNENELNTPHNGYDTHGSSALSSNASHTRTPAPWKGTLGSKSMNYDSSTLPIFKREYSKFQDKDNLKRHENRYAGIDESDSVNTEIVESTRVNRHKNKMALRWEAGLYANEQSN; the protein is encoded by the exons ATGTTTAAATACCCTTCCCCCTGGCAGGTGCTATGCAGCAGTTTAGAGAAAAGAGAGCAG gTGCTTGAAAATGGAAAAGATGAAAACCCTCTTGTAACCACTTTAGTAGAAGAGCTCTCCATTGAGCAGTATGTCACAGATTCCAAGCCATTTCATATACAAACCTTAACAGAATGCAAGACAACAGTACAAATTGCTTCTACATTGCAAGAAATAATTATTAACACTGATAGTGACAAAACGTATGTTCCTGAAGATCAAGGCGCACACTTAACTGACTCACAGACCAACAGTGTTACCTCAGAATCCACCATGGATAGAGTCACCAGAAGGGTGTTCTCTTCTTCCTCAACTAAAAGTATTAATGGTTCTCAGCTAGATTTGTCTAACTCTTCTGATGAAAGAAAGGATGTGATGATTTCTCCAACAGATCGTCGTCTGAAAATCTTAAGAGAGGAGGAACGTTTTGATATACGGTCCCATCTTCCTGAAACTAGTCCAACAACATTATTTGTAGATAGTGATGGTGATGAAGATGATAAAGTTAGACCCCGGTCCCGTGAGATTACCCCAGAAAAAGCGCTAGAACTTGAGAAAAATCGTAGAGACATCATTAAAAAACAAGGCCAACGTAAAAGTTTAGGCACAGAAGATGTGATTAGCATAAGCATAAAAAATAGTGGCTCAGTCTCAAACATAGATGTTACTGGTGTAGAAGGCGATCAGAACAAGCCAAATATAAACACAGAACAGATACATTTTGAATCTGCAAGACAGCAATTTTTAAAGTTGGAAAAGGAGAGGAATAGTCTTCCCATAACTCCTCGTCCTCAACCAAGGCCATTTAGGCCTAATACAAGTTCTTTACGTGAAAATTATGAGGTGCCAAAAGAGCAGGAAAACCAGGAAAATAAACCATCTAAAGATGAGCACATTTCAACCAGAGAAATGACTAAAGACACACACTCAACTCTTCTCCCTGAACAACAGTTCTATAAAACTCTGTCTGCAGATAATGGAGAGCTAGAGAAGTTGGCACAGGAGATAGAAAAGGAAAAGGAGAGCACTCCTAACCCCAGTGATGAAACACCTATACAAAGGGAAATTCGCTTAACCTTGCAGAGAGAGGAAAGTTTACGGAAAGAAAGAGGAATTTTAAGTTCAGGGAAAACAACCGAGATCATAGAAATTTCCATAAATCCTGTGCTTGCTAATTCACCTGATATGGAGCATCCTAAACACAGGCCCCTCACCTTATTGTACATACAAAGAGAGATTGAAAAAGAGGTTCAGAGAGAGGCTGATCTTAAAAGTGAAGGTAGAGTGGCAGGTCTTTATGATAAAGGTAGTGCCCAGGAACTAGATAAGCGCAGAAAGTTGTTTGAGCAACCAGATGAAATACTGGTTCAGCCACAAGGAAATAGCACCAAAATCATAACCAAAGAAGCAACATACAACATAAAAGAGGATACGCCACAAGTAGATTTGGTACCTGATACTAACACAAACAACTGGACAGATTTAAACTCTGCTCAACCCTACAGTGTACGAATGAACTGGAAGCCAGCCCCATTCAATGCCTACAGAAACAGAAGGCTCAGTGCAGACAACATTTTAGATATAAAGACCCCTCTTACAAAATCTGCAGAAAAGGAGTCTGCAGAGGAAACCTTTGTATTGCACAAAGAGAATTTCAATGTTCAACCTTTGAAATTTCGCCTACATGTTCATGAAGACGATGAAACAGATCAAAAGAGAGGCCTTCAGGAGAAGTACAACACTAGGCTAAGGCCTTCACTTTCCAACATCATTGAGCAAGAAATTCAACAAACATTAGAAAGGGATCGAGAACTCCAAGAAGAGAGAAGAAAAAGTGGACTTCCTCCATTAACCATACATAATGAGAATGAACTAAACACCCCACACAATGGATATGACACACATGGGAGTTCAGCATTATCCTCAA ATGCTTCACACACACGGACTCCTGCACCATGGAAAGGTACTCTGGGCAGTAAATCAATGAATTATGATAGCTCCACTCTCCCGATTTTTAAACGAGAGTACTCCAAGTTTCAAGATAAAGACAATTTAAAAAGGCATGAAAACCGG TATGCTGGCATTGACGAGAGTGATTCTGTCAACACGGAG ATTGTGGAGTCCACCCGTGTGAATCGGCACAAAAACAAAATGGCACTACGCTGGGAAGCTGGTCTATATGCCAACGAGCAAAGCAATTAG
- the MISP gene encoding mitotic interactor and substrate of PLK1 isoform X2, which yields MDRVTRRVFSSSSTKSINGSQLDLSNSSDERKDVMISPTDRRLKILREEERFDIRSHLPETSPTTLFVDSDGDEDDKVRPRSREITPEKALELEKNRRDIIKKQGQRKSLGTEDVISISIKNSGSVSNIDVTGVEGDQNKPNINTEQIHFESARQQFLKLEKERNSLPITPRPQPRPFRPNTSSLRENYEVPKEQENQENKPSKDEHISTREMTKDTHSTLLPEQQFYKTLSADNGELEKLAQEIEKEKESTPNPSDETPIQREIRLTLQREESLRKERGILSSGKTTEIIEISINPVLANSPDMEHPKHRPLTLLYIQREIEKEVQREADLKSEGRVAGLYDKGSAQELDKRRKLFEQPDEILVQPQGNSTKIITKEATYNIKEDTPQVDLVPDTNTNNWTDLNSAQPYSVRMNWKPAPFNAYRNRRLSADNILDIKTPLTKSAEKESAEETFVLHKENFNVQPLKFRLHVHEDDETDQKRGLQEKYNTRLRPSLSNIIEQEIQQTLERDRELQEERRKSGLPPLTIHNENELNTPHNGYDTHGSSALSSNASHTRTPAPWKGTLGSKSMNYDSSTLPIFKREYSKFQDKDNLKRHENRYAGIDESDSVNTEIVESTRVNRHKNKMALRWEAGLYANEQSN from the exons ATGGATAGAGTCACCAGAAGGGTGTTCTCTTCTTCCTCAACTAAAAGTATTAATGGTTCTCAGCTAGATTTGTCTAACTCTTCTGATGAAAGAAAGGATGTGATGATTTCTCCAACAGATCGTCGTCTGAAAATCTTAAGAGAGGAGGAACGTTTTGATATACGGTCCCATCTTCCTGAAACTAGTCCAACAACATTATTTGTAGATAGTGATGGTGATGAAGATGATAAAGTTAGACCCCGGTCCCGTGAGATTACCCCAGAAAAAGCGCTAGAACTTGAGAAAAATCGTAGAGACATCATTAAAAAACAAGGCCAACGTAAAAGTTTAGGCACAGAAGATGTGATTAGCATAAGCATAAAAAATAGTGGCTCAGTCTCAAACATAGATGTTACTGGTGTAGAAGGCGATCAGAACAAGCCAAATATAAACACAGAACAGATACATTTTGAATCTGCAAGACAGCAATTTTTAAAGTTGGAAAAGGAGAGGAATAGTCTTCCCATAACTCCTCGTCCTCAACCAAGGCCATTTAGGCCTAATACAAGTTCTTTACGTGAAAATTATGAGGTGCCAAAAGAGCAGGAAAACCAGGAAAATAAACCATCTAAAGATGAGCACATTTCAACCAGAGAAATGACTAAAGACACACACTCAACTCTTCTCCCTGAACAACAGTTCTATAAAACTCTGTCTGCAGATAATGGAGAGCTAGAGAAGTTGGCACAGGAGATAGAAAAGGAAAAGGAGAGCACTCCTAACCCCAGTGATGAAACACCTATACAAAGGGAAATTCGCTTAACCTTGCAGAGAGAGGAAAGTTTACGGAAAGAAAGAGGAATTTTAAGTTCAGGGAAAACAACCGAGATCATAGAAATTTCCATAAATCCTGTGCTTGCTAATTCACCTGATATGGAGCATCCTAAACACAGGCCCCTCACCTTATTGTACATACAAAGAGAGATTGAAAAAGAGGTTCAGAGAGAGGCTGATCTTAAAAGTGAAGGTAGAGTGGCAGGTCTTTATGATAAAGGTAGTGCCCAGGAACTAGATAAGCGCAGAAAGTTGTTTGAGCAACCAGATGAAATACTGGTTCAGCCACAAGGAAATAGCACCAAAATCATAACCAAAGAAGCAACATACAACATAAAAGAGGATACGCCACAAGTAGATTTGGTACCTGATACTAACACAAACAACTGGACAGATTTAAACTCTGCTCAACCCTACAGTGTACGAATGAACTGGAAGCCAGCCCCATTCAATGCCTACAGAAACAGAAGGCTCAGTGCAGACAACATTTTAGATATAAAGACCCCTCTTACAAAATCTGCAGAAAAGGAGTCTGCAGAGGAAACCTTTGTATTGCACAAAGAGAATTTCAATGTTCAACCTTTGAAATTTCGCCTACATGTTCATGAAGACGATGAAACAGATCAAAAGAGAGGCCTTCAGGAGAAGTACAACACTAGGCTAAGGCCTTCACTTTCCAACATCATTGAGCAAGAAATTCAACAAACATTAGAAAGGGATCGAGAACTCCAAGAAGAGAGAAGAAAAAGTGGACTTCCTCCATTAACCATACATAATGAGAATGAACTAAACACCCCACACAATGGATATGACACACATGGGAGTTCAGCATTATCCTCAA ATGCTTCACACACACGGACTCCTGCACCATGGAAAGGTACTCTGGGCAGTAAATCAATGAATTATGATAGCTCCACTCTCCCGATTTTTAAACGAGAGTACTCCAAGTTTCAAGATAAAGACAATTTAAAAAGGCATGAAAACCGG TATGCTGGCATTGACGAGAGTGATTCTGTCAACACGGAG ATTGTGGAGTCCACCCGTGTGAATCGGCACAAAAACAAAATGGCACTACGCTGGGAAGCTGGTCTATATGCCAACGAGCAAAGCAATTAG